Below is a window of Synechococcus sp. MW101C3 DNA.
GATGGAAATGCGTGCGGAGCCACGCACCGTTGCCACCTACCTCGACCATCACGACGGCTGGTTCCGCCGCTGCGCGGCTCCGATGCAGGTGTTGCCGCTCGGGCACAACGGCTATGCGCTCACCCTGGGCCGCTTCGGCAACTTCGGCTTCGAAGTGGAGCCCACGATCGGGCTGGAGCTGCTGCCACAGAGCGAAGGGGTCTACCGGATCGTGACGATCCCTCTGCCGGAAGGCGACCCCGCCCTGCAGCAGATCTACGACGTGGCCTTCAACGCCTCGCTGCAGCTTGAGCGCGGCGAAGGCGATCAGGCGCTCGCCACCATGGTGCGCTGGACCCTGGATCTGAGCGTGTGGATCCGGCTGCCCGCCGTGATCGGCCTGCTGCCTGAAGGGCTGGTGCAATCCAGCGGCGATCACCTGTTGCGCCAGATCGTGCGGCAGATCTCGCGCAAGCTCACCTGGAAGGTGCAGGAGGATTTCCACGCCACCCATGAGCTCACCTGCCCGCCACGGCGTCAGGCGCGTTTCTGAGCGCCTGGCATTGCGGCCGGAGAGGCCCACAGCGGCTCAGGGCTCAGAATCCGTGTGCCCTCAGCGGCTTGTCCAGATCTTGTTGACGATCTGCATGCCGCTGACCGCTTGCCACAGGAACAGCGACATGACGGTCATGTTCAGGCCCACATGCG
It encodes the following:
- a CDS encoding DUF1997 domain-containing protein; translation: MTFTQPRHLSDAVAPVSQLRNGDDARIRCYTSVFADLMEMRAEPRTVATYLDHHDGWFRRCAAPMQVLPLGHNGYALTLGRFGNFGFEVEPTIGLELLPQSEGVYRIVTIPLPEGDPALQQIYDVAFNASLQLERGEGDQALATMVRWTLDLSVWIRLPAVIGLLPEGLVQSSGDHLLRQIVRQISRKLTWKVQEDFHATHELTCPPRRQARF